A genomic segment from Triticum dicoccoides isolate Atlit2015 ecotype Zavitan chromosome 1A, WEW_v2.0, whole genome shotgun sequence encodes:
- the LOC119366460 gene encoding serine/threonine-protein phosphatase 4 regulatory subunit 3-like — protein sequence MGEKPGQGRKEAWQGESLRTRMKRVKVYRLEDNGKWDDQGTGHVTIDYIEGSKDLALAVVDEEDNDTLLLHNITPDDIYRKQEETIISWRDPEKALELALSFQEAESCSFIWENMCTIQLELQSKILGSHEVRPQRTVKSLEAPRDSLSCGKSLAFELPPLELSSLSVILKTILLCDVTQQTRLADLILKDRDFFPKIVDLFRTCKGLGDMDGLHKIFRLVKAIILLNSAAIFDKIFSDDFILDIIGVLEYDPEDRNVQNHSAFLKEHAVFKEAIPIRNASVVSKIHQTYRICYIKDVILPKGLDEATLASLNAIINANNAFVVCLLKDDTSFMQRLFATMRSSNISAESKRELVLFLREFCTVSSSLQPAQRMQLSRDLASRGVFDIISDVLRSQEKVLVSAGTDILHYLTQDPNLLRSYIANHEESSREGISLLGLLIEGIATDFGGEMLCQFLEILKVLLDGCTADTVTQCRDFIELFYEKCFDKLINIIESSRVEEYSAKLEILYNICELLCFCARHHPYKIKITFFGSNSMEKILTLTRRRERSLVVAAVRIMRTIIGACRNDELLISHVIEFNTLKPIIEVFVENGNRYNMLHSMVLELLDFIRKENLKSLVVYVVESFWDQLLMFEQLTSIQAFKLKYQEYVDIAEETQTTSVDHTRKADERGLDKEEEDYFSKDSNEEDSAAQTRHAHQQCLVKPANGSEIHHIPARPKSGGLVDNDSDKDYKPSPKRPVKADEALNIPMASPSSLDSKDADGNILKKPKLEDNQSPLSPASSIKNSDGNDDVGKASPGSPDQQQHAPESLDSGHQTGDDCMKDAEDTTKTTDSEPSTAG from the exons ATGGGGGAGAAGCCGGGCCAGGGCAGGAAGGAGGCGTGGCAGGGCGAGTCGCTGCGCACGCGCATGAAG CGTGTCAAAGTGTACCGGTTGGAAGATAATGGGAAGTGGGATGACCAGGGAACGGGTCATGTAACCATTGACTATATAGAG GGATCAAAAGATCTCGCTCTTGCTGTCGTGGATGAAGAGGATAATGACACTCTGCTGCTTCACAACATTACACCTGATGATATCTACAGGAAACAAGAAG AAACAATCATCTCATGGAGGGATCCTGAAAAGGCACTAGAATTAGCACTGAGCTTTCAAGAAGCCGAATCATGCTCATTCATATG GGAGAATATGTGTACCATACAGCTTGAACTACAATCTAAAATCCTTGGCT CTCATGAAGTTCGTCCACAACGAACAGTGAAATCTCTAGAAGCTCCAAGAGATTCGCTTTCGTGTG GTAAATCCTTAGCATTTGAACTTCCTCCTCTTGAATTGTCCAGTCTCTCTGTTATTTTAAAG ACTATACTGCTATGTGATGTGACGCAGCAGACACGTCTCGCAGATTTAATATTGAAAGAT CGTGATTTTTTCCCCAAGATAGTGGACCTTTTCAGAACATGCAAGGGTTTAGGGGACATGGATGGTCTCCACAAGATCTTCAGATTAGTCAAGGCAATCA TATTATTGAACAGTGCTGCTATATTTGACAAGATTTTCTCCGATGATTTTATTCTTGACATAATTGGTGTCCTTGAAT ACGATCCAGAGGATCGTAATGTGCAAAATCATAGTGCTTTCCTGAAGGAGCATGCAGTTTTCAAGGAG GCCATACCCATTAGAAATGCTTCTGtggtttcaaagattcatcaaacaTACAGAATATGCTATATAAAG GATGTTATATTACCGAAAGGACTGGATGAAGCTACTCTGGCAAGCCTTAACGCAATTATTAATGCGAACAATGCTTTT GTTGTTTGTCTACTGAAGGATGACACTTCTTTTATGCAAAGACTGTTTGCTACTATGAGGTCTTCAAATATTTCCGCTGAATCAAAAAGAGAACTG GTCTTGTTTCTGCGTGAGTTTTGTACTGTCAGCTCAAGTCTGCAGCCTGCTCAACGAATGCAACTATCTAG GGATCTAGCAAGTCGAGGTGTCTTTGATATAATTTCTGATGTGCTGCGGAGTCAGGAAAAAGTGCTTGTCTCAGCTGG GACAGACATCCTACATTATCTTACTCAAGATCCTAACTTACTGAGATCATATATTGCAAACCACGAGGAAAGTTCTAGAGAAGGCATTTCTCTTCTTGGGCTTCTG ATTGAAGGCATTGCAACTGACTTCGGTGGCGAAATGCTCTGCCAGTTTCTGGAAATTCTGAAGGTGCTGCTGGATGGATGTACTGCGGATACGGTTACACAATGT AGAGACTTCATCGAGCTATTTTATGAGAAgtgttttgataagttgatcaatatAATAGAATCGTCAAGAGTTGAAGAATATTCTGCGAAGCTTGAAATATTGTATAACATTTGTGAGCTCTTATGCTTTTGTGCACGTCATCACCCCTACAAGATCAA GATCACCTTTTTTGGAAGCAATTCAATGGAGAAGATCCTTACTCTAACCCGTCGAAGAGAGAGGTCTTTGGTTGTGGCAGCTGTCCGAATCATGCGTACTATTATTGGTGCTTGCAGAAAT GACGAGCTTCTAATTAGCCATGTCATTGAATTCAACACGTTGAAACCAATTATTGAAGTATTTGTTGAAAATGGGAATAGATACAACATGCTACACTCCATGGTCCTCGAACTGTTGGACTTCATAAGAAAG GAAAATCTAAAATCCCTCGTCGTATATGTTGTTGAGTCTTTTTGGGATCAACTTTTGATGTTTGAACAACTGACAAGCATTCAGGCCTTCAAACTCAAGTATCAAGAG TACGTGGATATTGCTGAGGAAACGCAAACTACCAGTGTGGATCATACGAGAAAGGCAGATGAAAGAGGTCTTGATAAGGAAGAGGAAGATTATTTCAGTAAAGACAG CAATGAAGAAGATTCTGCTGCACAGACCAGACATGCACATCAACAATGCCTGGTTAAGCCAGCTAATGGAAGTGAAATCCATCACATCCCTGCAAG GCCTAAATCTGGTGGTCTTGTGGATAATGACTCCGACAAAGATTATAAGCCATCTCCCAAGCGACCCGTAAAAGCCGATGAAGCCTTAAATATACCCATGGCGAGCCCAAGCTCATTGGACAGCAAAGATGCAGATGGGAATATTCTAAAGAAGCCCAAGCTAGAAGATAATCAGTCACCACTCTCACCTGCTTCAAGCATAAAAAATTCTGACGGCAACGATGATGTAGGGAAGGCAAGCCCAGGCTCTCCAGATCAACAACAACATGCCCCGGAAAGCCTGGATTCTGGCCATCAAACTGGAGACGACTGTATGAAAGATGCTGAGGATACAACAAAAACAACCGACTCTGAGCCTTCTACAGCAGGATGA
- the LOC119366471 gene encoding pyrophosphate-energized vacuolar membrane proton pump-like — MAVIGTAGAEVLIPLAAVIGIAFAVFQWYVVAKVPVPSHDSEDGGGAAAQKGRSGHDESAEDGVDYRQVEARCAEIQHAISIGATSFLFTEYRYLAVFMAGFAVVIFMFLGSAQRFSTRPEPCTYDPARLCRPALANAAFSMIAFLLGALTSVMSGYLGMRVATFANARTALEARRGVGRAFVVAFRSGAAMGFLLASSALFVLYVAINLFGVYYGDDWGGLYESITGYGLGGSSMALFGRVGGGIYTKAADVGADLVGKVERNIPEDDPRNPAVIADNVGDNVGDIAGMGSDLFGSYAESSCAALFVASISSFGTEHNFAAMMYPLLISAMGIVVCLATTVVATDLAEVKTVEEIGPALKRQILISTVLMTVGIAIVSFLVLPHSFTLFDFGRRKLVKNWYLFICVSAGLWAGLVIGYVTEYFTSNAYRPVQAVANSCRTGAATNVIFGLAVGYKSVIVPIFAIATAIYASFRLAAMYGIALAALGMLSTIATGLSIDAYGPISDNAGGIAEMSGMPHVVRERTDALDAAGNTTAAIGKGFAIGSAALVSLALFGAYVSRAGVAAVDVLSPRVFAGLLVGAMLPYWFSAMTMRSVGSAALAMVEEVRRQFDSIPGLMEGTAKPDYATCVKISTDASLKKMLAPGALVMLSPLVAGTLFGTETLAGLLAGALVSGVQVAISASNSGGAWDNAKKYIEAGASAEARALGPKGSDAHKAAVIGDTIGDPLKDTSGPSLNILIKLMAVEALVFAPFFAAHGGLIFKHL; from the exons ATGGCTGTCATCGGGACGGCGGGGGCGGAGGTACTGATACCGCTGGCGGCGGTGATCGGCATCGCCTTCGCGGTGTTCCAGTGGTACGTGGTGGCCAAGGTGCCGGTCCCATCCCACGACAGCGAGGatggcggcggcgccgccgcccaGAAAGGCCGCAGCGGGCACGATGAGAGTGCGGAGGACGGCGTGGACTACCGGCAGGTGGAGGCCCGGTGCGCCGAGATCCAGCACGCCATCTCCATCGGTGCCACGTCCTTCCTCTTCACGGAGTACAG GTACCTCGCCGTGTTCATGGCTGGGTTCGCGGTGGTGATCTTCATGTTCTTGGGGTCGGCGCAGCGTTTCAGCACGCGGCCAGAGCCATGCACGTACGACCCGGCGCGGCTGTGCCGGCCGGCGCTAGCGAACGCGGCCTTCAGCATGATCGCGTTCCTCCTGGGCGCGCTCACCTCCGTCATGTCCGGGTACCTCGGGATGCGCGTGGCGACGTTCGCGAACGCGCGCACGGCGCTCGAGGCTCGCCGCGGCGTGGGGCGCGCCTTCGTCGTGGCGTTCCGGTCTGGCGCCGCCATGGGCTTCCTCCTCGCGTCCAGCGCGCTGTTCGTCCTCTACGTCGCCATCAACCTCTTCGGCGTCTACTACGGCGACGACTGGGGCGGGCTGTACGAGTCCATCACCGGCTACGGCCTCGGCGGCTCGTCCATGGCCCTCTTTGGCCGCGTCGGCGGCGGCATCTACACCAAGGCCGCCGACGTCGGCGCCGACCTCGTCGGCAAGGTGGAGCGCAACATCCCCGAGGATGACCCTCGCAACCCCGCG GTGATCGCTGACAACGTGGGGGACAACGTCGGCGACATCGCCGGGATGGGGTCGGACCTGTTCGGGTCGTACGCGGAGTCGTCGTGCGCGGCGCTGTTCGTGGCGTCCATCTCGTCGTTCGGGACGGAGCACAACTTCGCGGCGATGATGTACCCGCTGCTCATCAGCGCCATGGGCATCGTGGTGTGCTTGGCCACCACGGTCGTCGCCACCGACCTCGCCGAGGTGAAGACCGTCGAGGAGATCGGGCCGGCGCTCAAGCGGCAGATCCTCATCTCCACCGTGCTCATGACCGTCGGCATCGCCATCGTCAGCTTCCTCGTCCTGCCCCACAGCTTCACCCTCTTCGACTTCGGCAGGCGCAAGCTCGTCAAGAACTG GTACCTGTTCATCTGTGTGTCCGCCGGTTTGTGGGCAGGTCTTGTCATCGGCTATGTCACAGAGTACTTCACAAGCAACGCTTACAG GCCGGTGCAGGCGGTGGCGAACTCATGCCGGACGGGAGCGGCGACGAACGTGATCTTCGGGCTAGCGGTGGGATACAAGTCGGTGATCGTGCCCATCTTCGCCATCGCGACAGCCATCTACGCCAGCTTCCGCCTCGCCGCCATGTACGGCATCGCGCTGGCGGCGCTGGGCATGCTCAGCACCATCGCCACGGGGCTCAGCATCGACGCCTACGGCCCCATCAGCGACAACGCCGGCGGCATCGCCGAGATGTCCGGCATGCCGCACGTGGTCCGCGAGCGCACGGACGCACTCGACGCCGCCGGCAACACCACCGCCGCCATCGGCAAAGGGTTCGCGATCGGGTCGGCGGCGCTGGTGTCGCTGGCGCTGTTCGGCGCCTACGTGAGCCGCGCCGGGGTCGCGGCGGTGGACGTGCTGAGCCCTCGGGTGTTCGCGGGGCTGCTGGTGGGGGCCATGCTGCCCTACTGGTTCTCGGCGATGACCATGCGGAGCGTGGGGAGCGCGGCGCTGGCGATGGTGGAGGAGGTGCGGCGGCAGTTCGACAGCATCCCGGGGCTGATGGAGGGCACGGCCAAGCCGGACTACGCCACCTGTGTCAAGATCTCCACCGACGCGTCGCTCAAGAAGATGCTGGCGCCCGGCGCGCTCGTCATGCTCAGCCCGCTGGTCGCCGGCACGCTGTTCGGCACCGAGACGCTGGCCGGGCTCCTCGCCGGCGCGCTGGTGTCGGGAGTCCAGGTGGCGATCTCAGCGTCCAACAGCGGCGGCGCCTGGGACAACGCCAAGAAGTACATCGAGGCCGGCGCGTCGGCGGAGGCGCGGGCGCTGGGGCCCAAGGGGTCGGACGCGCACAAGGCGGCGGTCATCGGCGACACCATCGGCGACCCGCTCAAGGACACCTCCGGCCCGTCGCTCAACATCCTCATCAAGCTCATGGCCGTCGAGGCGCTCGTCTTCGCGCCATTCTTCGCCGCGCACGGCGGCCTCATCTTCAAGCACCTCTGA